A window of the Mucilaginibacter sp. cycad4 genome harbors these coding sequences:
- the carB gene encoding carbamoyl-phosphate synthase large subunit, with the protein MPKDTSIKSVLIIGSGPIIIGQACEFDYSGSQAALSLKEEGISVSIINSNPATIMTDKVISDHVYLLPLTCESIEKILTEQQIDAVLPTMGGQTALNLCIEASERGIWEKYGVKVIGVDIAAIEKTENREAFRQLMVDIGVGVAKSKIANSFLEGKEGAQEIGFPLVIRPSYTLGGKGAGFVHKKEDFDAALNRGLQASPTHEVLVEQAVLGWKEYELELLRDSNDNVIIICSIENFDPMGIHTGDSITVAPAMTLSDRCYQEMRNQAIKMMRAIGNFAGGCNVQFSVNPADEAIIAIEINPRVSRSSALASKATGYPIAKIAAKLAIGYNLDEIENQITKTTSAYFEPTLDYVIVKIPRWNFDKFKGANKELGLQMKSVGEVMGIGRSFTEALQKACQSLEIGRAGLGADGRQSRNLEEIMASLEHPSWDRLFHIYDALSLGVPIESVRKVTKIDRWFLNQIQELVNLETELRRYSLNNVPEEFLYTLKQKGFSDVQIAHILGNVTEEDVYQRRKALGMHRVYKMVDTCAAEFPAKTPYYYSSYEGENESVASDKKKIIVLGSGPNRIGQGIEFDYSCVHGLLAAKEAGFEAIMVNCNPETVSTDFNMADKLYFEPVYWEHVREIIELEKPYGVIVQLGGQTALKMAEKMHEHGIKIIGTSFNDMDIAEDRGRFSDLLKDLDIPYPKYGVAESAEEALEVAHKVGYPVLVRPSYVLGGQGMSIVINDEDLEKAVVSLLRNLPGNRVLIDHFLDRAAEAESDSISDGEDVHIVGIMEHIEPAGIHSGDSFAVLPPFDLSDNVIHQIEEYTKKIATALNVRGLLNIQFAVKDDKVYVIEANPRASRTVPFIAKAYDVPYINIATKVMLEANKLSDFTIERKLWGYAIKEPVFSFDKFPEVTKELGPEMKSTGEAIRFIPNLQDPYFRHLYKEKSMYLSR; encoded by the coding sequence ATGCCCAAAGACACCTCCATCAAATCCGTTCTGATCATTGGCTCCGGCCCAATCATTATCGGCCAGGCTTGCGAATTTGATTATTCCGGCTCACAGGCCGCTCTCTCGCTAAAAGAAGAAGGCATCTCCGTTTCTATTATTAACAGCAATCCGGCAACCATTATGACGGATAAAGTTATCAGCGACCATGTTTATCTTCTGCCGCTCACCTGCGAAAGCATTGAGAAAATTTTAACTGAACAGCAGATAGACGCTGTACTGCCTACCATGGGCGGCCAAACCGCGTTGAACCTTTGTATCGAAGCGTCTGAACGCGGCATATGGGAAAAATATGGCGTTAAAGTTATCGGTGTAGATATTGCCGCCATCGAAAAAACCGAAAATCGTGAGGCTTTCCGCCAGCTGATGGTTGATATCGGCGTAGGGGTTGCCAAATCAAAGATCGCCAACTCGTTCCTTGAAGGTAAAGAAGGTGCACAGGAAATAGGTTTCCCGCTGGTAATACGCCCAAGCTATACGCTGGGTGGTAAAGGCGCAGGGTTCGTTCATAAAAAGGAAGACTTTGATGCAGCCCTTAACCGCGGTTTGCAAGCCTCACCAACCCATGAGGTACTGGTTGAACAGGCTGTGCTTGGCTGGAAGGAATATGAGCTTGAATTGCTGCGCGACAGCAACGATAACGTGATCATCATCTGCTCTATCGAAAACTTTGACCCGATGGGCATCCACACCGGCGACTCGATCACCGTGGCCCCTGCCATGACCCTGAGCGATCGCTGCTACCAGGAAATGCGTAACCAGGCCATTAAAATGATGCGCGCCATCGGTAACTTTGCCGGCGGTTGTAACGTGCAGTTTTCGGTAAATCCTGCCGATGAAGCCATCATCGCTATCGAGATCAACCCGCGTGTATCACGCTCATCAGCGCTTGCATCAAAAGCTACCGGTTACCCTATCGCTAAAATAGCTGCAAAGCTGGCCATAGGTTATAACCTTGATGAAATTGAAAACCAGATCACCAAAACAACATCGGCTTACTTTGAGCCTACGCTGGATTACGTGATCGTGAAAATACCGCGCTGGAACTTTGATAAGTTCAAAGGCGCTAACAAAGAGCTTGGCCTGCAGATGAAATCGGTAGGTGAGGTGATGGGCATTGGCCGCAGCTTCACCGAAGCCTTGCAGAAAGCCTGCCAGAGTTTGGAGATTGGTCGCGCCGGTTTAGGTGCCGATGGTCGCCAGAGCCGTAACCTCGAAGAAATCATGGCCAGCCTTGAGCACCCGAGCTGGGACAGGTTGTTCCACATTTATGACGCGTTAAGCCTGGGCGTACCGATCGAATCGGTACGTAAAGTAACCAAAATCGACCGCTGGTTCCTGAACCAGATCCAGGAATTGGTTAACCTTGAAACAGAGCTTCGCCGTTATTCATTGAACAACGTTCCTGAAGAGTTCCTGTATACGCTGAAACAAAAAGGATTTTCGGATGTGCAGATAGCCCACATTTTGGGTAACGTAACCGAGGAAGATGTTTATCAGCGCCGTAAAGCACTGGGCATGCACCGGGTTTACAAAATGGTTGATACCTGCGCTGCCGAGTTCCCTGCTAAAACCCCATACTACTATTCAAGCTATGAGGGAGAAAACGAATCTGTAGCATCCGATAAGAAAAAGATCATCGTATTGGGCTCGGGCCCTAACCGCATAGGCCAGGGCATTGAGTTTGATTACAGCTGCGTTCACGGCCTGCTTGCCGCCAAGGAAGCCGGTTTTGAGGCTATCATGGTTAACTGTAACCCTGAAACTGTATCAACCGATTTTAACATGGCCGATAAGCTGTACTTTGAGCCGGTTTACTGGGAACATGTACGCGAGATCATAGAGCTTGAAAAACCTTATGGGGTAATTGTACAGCTGGGGGGCCAAACAGCCCTTAAAATGGCCGAGAAGATGCATGAGCATGGTATCAAGATTATTGGTACATCATTCAATGACATGGACATTGCGGAAGACCGCGGCCGTTTCTCTGATTTGTTGAAAGATCTTGACATCCCATACCCTAAATATGGTGTTGCCGAAAGTGCAGAAGAAGCGCTTGAAGTTGCCCACAAGGTTGGTTACCCGGTACTTGTACGCCCAAGCTACGTATTAGGCGGGCAGGGCATGAGCATTGTGATCAATGACGAAGACCTGGAGAAAGCTGTGGTAAGCCTGCTGCGCAACCTGCCGGGCAACCGCGTACTGATCGACCACTTCCTTGACCGTGCCGCCGAGGCCGAGTCTGATTCGATCAGCGATGGCGAAGATGTACACATTGTAGGGATCATGGAGCACATTGAGCCTGCCGGGATCCACTCGGGCGATTCATTTGCTGTATTGCCTCCATTCGATCTGTCGGACAATGTAATCCACCAGATAGAAGAATATACCAAAAAGATAGCCACGGCGCTTAATGTACGCGGTTTGTTGAACATACAATTTGCGGTTAAGGATGATAAGGTGTATGTGATTGAGGCTAACCCGCGTGCTTCACGTACCGTGCCTTTCATTGCTAAAGCTTATGATGTGCCATACATCAACATAGCAACAAAAGTTATGCTTGAAGCTAATAAGCTGAGCGACTTTACCATCGAACGCAAGCTTTGGGGTTATGCCATCAAAGAACCGGTGTTCTCGTTTGATAAGTTCCCTGAAGTTACCAAGGAGCTTGGCCCTGAAATGAAATCGACAGGTGAGGCTATCCGCTTTATCCCTAACCTGCAGGACCCATACTTCAGGCATCTGTACAAAGAGAAATCAATGTATTTGAGCAGATAA
- a CDS encoding serine hydrolase translates to MKKILLFLAVCTLFFTSVNAQRADRSKFIKDSLDLYISKALTNWRVPGIAVCIVKDNKVVLMKGYGIKELGLMNKVDENTLFMIGSNTKAFTATALAMLEANKKLSLDDKVTKYIPEFKLEDKNASDQVIVRDLLCHRLGFRTFQGDFTFYNTNLTRQEVIQRLGKLKATYPFRTRWGYTNAAFLTAGEIIPKVTNGHSWEAYLKEAIFAPLGMGNTLALSKDLPTSLNRTVPHTIVDGRLTPIPYCQIDGIAPAGSISSSVNDMSKWVLALLNDGKVGQRQVIPSAAIQATRVPQDIVSSVHHMNGENNFELYGLGWFIQDYSGHRLVMHDGGVNGYLSSVTLSPQDNLGVIILTNTDQNELFEALRWDILDAYFKQPFRNYSEGYLKQYKANTATAQAEDKKLKDSVALNPKPLLLPNKYIGKYSNDFYGSMEVTQGEGSNLEMRFEHHPKMYALLKPLGGNRFYVTFSDPTLGKAVFPFTVQNGEVTGVRVKVADFVERGAYDFKKN, encoded by the coding sequence ATGAAAAAAATACTTCTATTCCTTGCTGTCTGCACCTTGTTTTTTACGTCAGTAAATGCCCAGCGGGCCGACAGGAGCAAGTTCATTAAAGACAGTTTAGACCTTTATATCAGCAAGGCCTTAACCAACTGGCGCGTGCCCGGCATAGCTGTTTGTATTGTGAAAGACAATAAGGTTGTGCTGATGAAAGGTTATGGCATTAAAGAGCTTGGCCTCATGAACAAAGTTGATGAAAACACCTTGTTCATGATAGGCAGCAATACCAAGGCTTTCACCGCCACCGCGCTTGCTATGCTGGAGGCAAATAAAAAACTGTCGTTAGATGACAAGGTAACCAAATACATACCGGAATTTAAACTGGAAGACAAAAACGCAAGCGACCAGGTAATAGTGCGTGATCTCCTTTGCCACCGCCTCGGCTTCCGAACCTTCCAGGGCGATTTTACCTTTTACAATACTAACCTTACCCGTCAGGAGGTGATCCAGCGTTTGGGCAAGCTCAAAGCTACTTATCCGTTCCGCACACGCTGGGGTTATACCAACGCTGCATTTTTAACCGCCGGCGAGATCATTCCGAAGGTAACCAACGGGCATTCATGGGAAGCTTATTTAAAGGAAGCCATTTTTGCGCCGCTGGGCATGGGCAACACACTGGCTTTAAGCAAAGATTTGCCAACATCCTTAAACCGCACCGTGCCGCATACTATCGTTGATGGCAGGCTTACCCCAATCCCTTATTGCCAGATAGATGGCATCGCACCTGCAGGGTCTATCAGCTCGTCGGTAAATGATATGAGCAAATGGGTGCTTGCTTTACTGAACGATGGCAAGGTTGGACAGCGCCAGGTGATCCCTTCTGCAGCCATCCAGGCTACACGTGTGCCGCAGGATATTGTGAGCAGTGTTCATCACATGAACGGAGAAAACAACTTTGAACTTTATGGCTTAGGCTGGTTTATCCAGGATTATTCGGGCCACAGGCTGGTGATGCATGATGGCGGGGTTAACGGCTATCTGTCGTCTGTAACGCTTTCGCCGCAGGATAACCTGGGCGTCATCATATTAACCAATACCGACCAGAACGAGCTGTTTGAGGCCCTGCGCTGGGATATTTTAGATGCTTACTTTAAACAGCCCTTCCGCAATTACAGCGAGGGTTATTTAAAACAATATAAAGCCAATACTGCAACCGCACAGGCCGAAGATAAAAAGCTGAAAGATTCGGTTGCCTTGAATCCCAAACCTTTATTGTTGCCCAATAAATACATTGGCAAGTACAGCAATGATTTTTATGGCAGCATGGAGGTTACCCAGGGCGAAGGCAGCAACCTTGAAATGCGCTTTGAGCACCACCCCAAAATGTATGCCTTGCTAAAACCGCTTGGCGGCAACCGCTTTTATGTAACTTTCTCTGATCCTACACTTGGGAAAGCTGTATTTCCGTTCACGGTACAAAACGGTGAGGTGACAGGAGTACGCGTAAAAGTGGCTGATTTTGTGGAGCGGGGCGCGTATGATTTTAAAAAGAATTAG
- a CDS encoding DUF4920 domain-containing protein translates to MKLIMLFISILIANTAIAQKHVPLPHGMIFGDKPDTIALMPASKLEAFMGKKTRVTTAISGRIIKVTKEKGGWFEMDAGNNRVITAHFTNAGINLPGQLAGRMVIISGIAAKQFIADDLQHMAGDTVNGKKQHKVNTNPGRKVSFEVKGLMIDK, encoded by the coding sequence ATGAAACTAATAATGCTGTTCATATCCATTTTGATAGCCAATACGGCTATTGCACAAAAACATGTGCCCCTGCCCCACGGGATGATATTTGGCGATAAACCCGACACGATAGCCTTGATGCCTGCCTCAAAACTGGAAGCTTTTATGGGGAAAAAAACACGGGTCACCACTGCCATTAGCGGCAGGATTATTAAAGTAACTAAAGAAAAAGGCGGCTGGTTTGAAATGGATGCGGGTAACAACCGGGTTATTACAGCGCATTTTACCAATGCAGGGATAAACCTGCCCGGGCAACTGGCGGGCCGTATGGTAATCATTTCGGGAATAGCAGCCAAACAATTCATTGCCGATGACCTGCAACATATGGCCGGCGATACGGTTAATGGCAAAAAGCAGCACAAAGTAAATACCAACCCAGGCCGAAAGGTTAGCTTTGAGGTAAAAGGATTGATGATAGATAAATAA
- the panC gene encoding pantoate--beta-alanine ligase, with product MKIFSTKNEITDYFNRKPVKVIGFVPTMGALHKGHLGLIELAKQQSTQVVCSIFVNPTQFNDPKDLEKYPRPITDDIRRLEEVNCDILFNPQVTEMYADNEKWHFDMGDLEYLLEGKFRPGHYQGVTQVVNKLFNIVKPDIAFFGQKDYQQFMVISKMVEVLEMPVKLVMCPIEREPDGLAMSSRNIHLTPYDREQSLILSKTLNLVKENFDINKIDELQQQAAQMISNEPGVELEYFEIADGKTLHPATPASETVVALVAARVGKTRLIDNVLID from the coding sequence TTGAAAATATTCAGCACTAAAAATGAGATAACCGATTATTTTAACCGTAAACCGGTAAAAGTAATTGGCTTTGTACCAACCATGGGCGCATTGCATAAAGGGCACCTGGGTTTAATTGAACTGGCTAAGCAGCAAAGCACCCAGGTTGTTTGCAGCATTTTTGTGAACCCCACCCAGTTTAATGATCCTAAGGACCTTGAAAAATACCCCCGCCCCATAACCGATGATATCCGCCGCCTGGAGGAAGTTAACTGCGATATTTTGTTCAATCCGCAGGTTACCGAAATGTATGCTGATAATGAGAAATGGCATTTTGACATGGGCGATCTGGAATACCTGCTGGAAGGGAAATTCAGGCCCGGGCATTACCAGGGGGTAACGCAGGTGGTAAATAAATTGTTCAATATTGTAAAGCCCGACATCGCTTTTTTTGGGCAGAAGGATTACCAGCAGTTTATGGTGATCAGCAAAATGGTTGAGGTGCTGGAGATGCCCGTTAAGCTGGTGATGTGCCCGATTGAGCGTGAGCCCGACGGCCTGGCCATGAGCTCAAGAAATATTCACCTCACTCCGTATGACAGGGAACAGTCGCTCATCCTTTCCAAAACCCTGAACCTGGTTAAAGAAAACTTCGACATTAACAAAATTGACGAACTGCAGCAACAGGCAGCCCAAATGATCAGCAACGAGCCCGGCGTTGAGCTGGAGTATTTTGAAATAGCCGACGGCAAAACGCTGCACCCCGCCACCCCGGCATCCGAAACCGTTGTTGCCCTTGTTGCAGCACGCGTAGGTAAAACAAGATTGATTGATAATGTGTTGATTGATTAG
- the panD gene encoding aspartate 1-decarboxylase, which produces MIIEILKSKIHRVKVTQAELNYVGSITIDEDLIEAANIIPNEKVQIVNNNNGARFETYVIKGERGTGTVCLNGATARLAQVGDIVIIMSYAYMEVEEARNYEPILIFPDSDNKLIK; this is translated from the coding sequence ATGATAATTGAAATATTAAAGTCCAAAATTCACCGGGTTAAGGTAACACAGGCCGAGTTGAACTATGTGGGCAGTATCACTATTGATGAAGACCTGATTGAGGCTGCAAATATCATCCCCAACGAAAAGGTTCAGATAGTGAACAATAATAACGGCGCCCGCTTTGAAACCTACGTTATCAAAGGCGAACGCGGAACAGGCACCGTATGCCTTAATGGCGCTACCGCCCGCCTGGCACAGGTTGGCGATATCGTGATCATTATGTCATATGCTTACATGGAGGTTGAAGAGGCCCGCAACTACGAACCTATTTTAATATTCCCCGATTCAGATAACAAACTGATTAAGTAA
- a CDS encoding TonB family protein, translated as MKTLFIITLFLVTVTGVFAQRQNVYFIKNNGKYVDTRDSADYIRVVREPDSASALYNVFEFYPSGTQKLIGKSVKIDPPQFEGQCVTYYTNGKRQSVISYKNGVKAGEDMEFYPNGSLYAQFSYPGDNKDRTAGRSGNYLIMANKDSLGNDQVSEGNGYFKGYDNKFAYVEEEGPVKGGKRDGQWKGDFQDFKTTFIEIYDSGVLISGTATTKDGKVNTYLKSRGVPPQFKGGLERFGRFLSNNIKYPDDALRRGIEGTVILSFVVEKDGALTDIKVSKSVAPVIDDEAVRVLNNSPKWLPGTQFGLPVRVIYSVPVTFALK; from the coding sequence ATGAAAACACTTTTTATAATCACCCTTTTTCTTGTTACTGTAACCGGAGTTTTTGCCCAACGCCAAAACGTTTATTTTATCAAAAATAACGGTAAATATGTTGATACACGCGATAGCGCCGATTATATCCGTGTGGTGCGTGAGCCGGACTCGGCTTCGGCGTTATATAATGTTTTTGAATTTTATCCCAGCGGAACTCAAAAACTCATTGGCAAATCTGTAAAGATCGATCCGCCACAATTTGAAGGGCAATGCGTTACCTACTATACCAATGGCAAAAGGCAATCAGTCATCAGCTATAAAAACGGGGTAAAGGCCGGTGAGGATATGGAATTTTATCCCAATGGCAGCTTATACGCGCAGTTTTCGTATCCCGGGGATAATAAAGACCGTACTGCCGGGAGGTCTGGCAATTACCTCATCATGGCCAATAAAGATTCATTAGGAAACGACCAGGTTTCCGAAGGTAATGGCTACTTTAAGGGCTACGATAACAAATTTGCTTATGTTGAAGAAGAAGGCCCTGTAAAAGGCGGCAAACGCGATGGGCAGTGGAAAGGTGATTTTCAAGACTTCAAGACTACTTTTATCGAAATTTATGATAGCGGGGTGTTGATATCAGGCACAGCTACAACTAAAGATGGAAAAGTAAACACCTACCTGAAATCTCGTGGGGTACCTCCGCAATTTAAAGGCGGGCTTGAGCGGTTTGGCAGGTTTTTATCAAACAATATCAAATATCCCGATGATGCCCTTCGCCGGGGGATTGAAGGTACCGTGATCCTTTCGTTCGTTGTAGAAAAAGATGGAGCATTAACAGATATTAAAGTGAGTAAGTCTGTTGCCCCTGTTATTGATGATGAAGCTGTGCGGGTGCTTAATAACTCGCCTAAATGGTTGCCGGGCACGCAGTTTGGTTTACCGGTAAGAGTAATATATAGCGTGCCGGTTACCTTTGCTTTGAAATGA
- a CDS encoding NHL repeat-containing protein: MKKSFTKTILFAAFLFAVALAGTSCGKKGDVTPVTVPDLTTMDVVTTESGTIAYTGGLFNGSTDISLSSYGICYSATNQTPTTADKKTTDTVILYAYTTKLTGLSPKTTYYARAYAVNSAGTGYGKVVQFTTGEGTTSTGGTVSTLAGNSAADFVDGLGGAAFFNSPQGISVGTDGNIYVADSFNSAIRKVTTAGDVTTLSGNGAIGYVDGPIATAQFYAPQSLVTDASGNIYVADYGNNNIRKITPAGVVSTFAGSGDAGYTNGTGTAATFNSPRGLAIDGSGNIFVADMGNNLIRKITPAGVVTTFAGSRGASYLDNATATSATFNKPNGIAIDADNNIYVAETLNHAIRKITPAGVVTTFAGGNKQTALLGSPSAIAFDKSGNLFIADQNGRIMEITKSKVLKSIAGNSTAGFAEGVGTAGIFNSPQGIAVDASNNVYVADYYNNRIRKIVLP, translated from the coding sequence GTGAAAAAGAGCTTTACTAAAACAATTTTATTTGCCGCGTTTTTATTTGCCGTTGCTTTGGCTGGCACAAGCTGTGGTAAAAAAGGAGATGTTACACCCGTAACGGTACCTGATTTAACCACAATGGATGTGGTGACTACCGAAAGTGGAACCATTGCCTATACAGGTGGTTTATTTAACGGATCAACTGATATAAGCCTGAGCAGCTACGGTATTTGTTACAGCGCCACCAATCAAACTCCTACCACTGCCGATAAGAAAACCACAGATACAGTAATTTTGTACGCCTATACTACAAAACTTACCGGTTTAAGCCCTAAAACCACTTATTATGCGCGCGCTTATGCTGTAAACAGTGCGGGTACAGGCTACGGCAAAGTGGTGCAATTTACTACCGGCGAAGGTACAACATCAACAGGGGGCACAGTTAGCACATTGGCCGGTAATAGCGCGGCCGACTTTGTTGACGGTTTGGGCGGCGCCGCTTTTTTTAACAGTCCGCAGGGAATAAGTGTGGGTACCGACGGCAATATTTATGTGGCTGATTCATTTAACAGTGCCATACGCAAAGTTACCACAGCAGGAGATGTTACTACGCTTTCGGGCAATGGTGCCATTGGTTATGTTGATGGCCCTATTGCTACCGCTCAGTTTTATGCCCCGCAAAGTTTAGTTACCGATGCATCGGGCAATATTTACGTTGCCGATTATGGTAACAACAATATCCGTAAAATTACCCCGGCCGGTGTGGTAAGCACTTTTGCAGGCAGCGGCGATGCGGGATATACGAATGGTACAGGTACCGCAGCAACATTTAACAGTCCGCGCGGTTTGGCAATTGATGGCTCCGGAAATATTTTTGTTGCCGATATGGGCAATAACCTGATCCGCAAAATAACGCCGGCCGGTGTTGTTACCACATTTGCAGGCAGCAGGGGGGCAAGTTACCTGGATAATGCAACGGCAACCAGCGCTACTTTCAACAAGCCTAACGGCATAGCTATCGATGCTGATAATAATATATACGTAGCCGAAACGCTTAACCATGCCATTCGTAAAATAACCCCGGCAGGTGTTGTTACTACCTTTGCCGGCGGCAATAAACAAACCGCTCTTCTTGGCAGCCCATCAGCAATCGCGTTTGACAAAAGCGGCAACCTGTTCATAGCCGATCAGAATGGCAGGATCATGGAAATTACCAAGAGTAAAGTATTGAAATCAATTGCCGGGAACTCAACGGCCGGTTTTGCGGAGGGTGTCGGCACGGCAGGGATCTTTAATTCGCCGCAGGGTATTGCGGTTGATGCGAGCAATAATGTGTATGTAGCCGATTATTATAACAACCGCATCCGCAAGATTGTACTGCCATAA
- a CDS encoding DUF4270 family protein produces the protein MNSCKRQDGIGLGVNDQNEINGSLIVDTNIVINTVADDTAATSGQTRTPLANFTDPVFGTTKSIVALGVNLPNGAAYTVPAGTLTIDSAVLVLKYSDGFYGDSLASRYKINVYQLQKKVESKTYYSNNHWDADLGNLLGSKTFTARTHDSITIARIRTDTLDTVQRVAPQLRVPLSKAFIYNNLFNASGAVLASPTTFQSTVKGLYLSLDKAQASDAGGIIQLDLASSQIDVFYKVVTAATSTTTSTIDTASVTLPFFNRAAEITHTYSTTIQAALNNTTTSQNTVYLQGLAGLRAKLSFPGLDKLIDSSIVLNRAEIVITPRAGSGVPYAPLPKLTMYKLDIAKQRALIQDASASDPRSQTSLFGGRYDRTKKEYHFLVTAFVQDLIRKKTVDYGTYIAPVDTTLVNVTTGIDVGPSTQTAARTVIVGSDKATPGYSIRMNIIYTKIRK, from the coding sequence TTGAACAGTTGTAAACGCCAGGATGGTATTGGTTTGGGCGTCAATGATCAAAACGAGATCAATGGCAGCCTGATAGTTGATACCAACATCGTTATTAACACTGTTGCTGATGATACTGCGGCTACCTCCGGCCAGACCAGGACACCGCTTGCCAACTTTACCGACCCGGTATTCGGCACAACAAAAAGTATTGTTGCTTTAGGTGTTAACCTGCCTAATGGCGCCGCTTATACTGTACCTGCAGGTACGTTGACAATCGACTCGGCTGTGCTTGTGCTTAAATATTCTGACGGTTTTTATGGCGATTCGCTGGCTTCACGCTATAAAATAAACGTGTATCAGCTTCAAAAGAAAGTAGAAAGCAAAACCTATTACAGTAACAACCACTGGGATGCCGACCTGGGCAATTTGCTTGGTTCCAAAACCTTTACAGCCCGTACGCACGACAGTATTACCATAGCCCGCATCCGTACCGACACATTAGATACCGTTCAGCGTGTAGCCCCTCAGTTACGTGTGCCGCTTAGTAAAGCTTTTATCTATAACAACCTGTTTAATGCAAGCGGCGCTGTACTTGCGTCACCAACAACTTTTCAAAGTACTGTAAAAGGGCTTTATCTTTCATTAGACAAGGCACAGGCCAGCGACGCCGGCGGTATCATCCAGCTTGATCTTGCCTCATCGCAAATTGATGTTTTTTATAAGGTTGTTACAGCTGCCACCAGTACAACAACCAGTACCATTGATACGGCATCGGTAACCCTGCCGTTCTTTAACCGTGCTGCCGAAATTACGCATACCTATAGTACCACTATCCAGGCAGCCTTGAATAATACAACAACATCACAAAATACGGTTTACCTTCAGGGCCTTGCAGGCTTAAGGGCCAAGCTCAGTTTCCCCGGCCTTGACAAACTTATTGATTCATCAATTGTGTTAAACCGTGCCGAGATCGTTATAACCCCGCGTGCGGGCTCGGGTGTTCCTTATGCGCCTTTACCCAAGCTAACTATGTACAAGCTGGATATAGCCAAACAACGGGCTTTGATACAGGATGCCTCCGCGAGTGACCCGCGTTCGCAAACAAGTTTGTTTGGCGGCAGATATGACCGTACAAAAAAAGAATACCACTTCCTGGTTACGGCTTTTGTACAGGACCTGATCCGCAAAAAAACAGTCGATTACGGCACTTATATCGCCCCTGTTGATACTACCCTTGTTAATGTCACAACAGGTATCGACGTAGGCCCGTCAACACAAACGGCAGCCCGTACGGTGATAGTGGGCAGTGATAAGGCAACTCCGGGTTATAGCATCCGCATGAATATCATTTACACCAAAATTCGCAAGTAA
- a CDS encoding glycogen/starch synthase encodes MGKSKLLFITHEMSPFLELTKIAEITRQLPQAMQEKGYEIRILMPRFGNINERRNRLHEVIRLSGMNIIIDDNDNPLIIKVASIPAARMQVYFLDNEEYFQRKHVFADKEGKFYADNDERMIFFCKGALETVKKLGWAPDVIHCHGWMSALVPAYLKTTYKDDPTFKHSKIIYSIYENDFKEKLHNDFATKAIMSNMNEQHVEPYKGGTNSALYAGAIHYSDGIVLGSPDIDADVLNNVKNSNKSVLEFDSTADFENYYNFYDEITNDELVDVA; translated from the coding sequence ATGGGTAAATCTAAGCTTTTGTTTATAACTCATGAAATGTCCCCTTTCCTTGAACTCACAAAAATTGCTGAAATAACACGCCAACTTCCGCAGGCCATGCAGGAGAAAGGTTACGAGATCCGTATCCTTATGCCGCGTTTCGGCAATATCAATGAGCGCAGGAACAGGCTTCATGAAGTGATCCGGTTATCAGGTATGAATATTATTATCGACGATAATGATAACCCGCTGATCATCAAAGTAGCATCTATCCCGGCGGCGCGTATGCAGGTGTATTTTTTGGATAATGAAGAATATTTTCAGCGTAAACATGTGTTTGCAGACAAAGAAGGTAAATTTTACGCCGACAATGACGAGCGCATGATCTTCTTTTGCAAAGGTGCATTGGAAACTGTTAAAAAATTAGGCTGGGCGCCGGATGTGATCCATTGCCATGGCTGGATGAGCGCGCTTGTGCCTGCTTATCTGAAAACAACCTACAAAGACGATCCTACATTTAAGCACTCAAAAATCATTTACTCCATTTATGAAAATGATTTTAAAGAGAAATTGCACAATGACTTTGCTACAAAAGCCATCATGAGCAATATGAACGAGCAGCATGTTGAGCCGTACAAAGGCGGCACTAACTCAGCATTGTATGCAGGTGCAATCCACTACTCAGATGGTATCGTTTTAGGCAGCCCCGATATTGATGCAGATGTGTTAAATAATGTTAAAAACAGCAATAAATCGGTTTTAGAATTTGATTCTACCGCAGATTTCGAAAATTATTACAATTTTTACGACGAAATTACCAACGACGAATTGGTGGATGTTGCATAA